In Leucoraja erinacea ecotype New England chromosome 11, Leri_hhj_1, whole genome shotgun sequence, the following are encoded in one genomic region:
- the LOC129701497 gene encoding uncharacterized protein LOC129701497 → MRGGSSLSAEVRLSPVIGLSTPLLTLNLIDLFFTVEASPQRPLLGSDVTLSCTISRLSDTVSLHWRPMVSSQKNTSNTDQTRLNNTVYLMIRHVTVEDGKLYVCDVQENGNIVLTSNGDFTVNNILFKTEYTVYRSSTDHSELHLVCYNSRGDSNTAMTWTSRRLQQQQQQVLASATHSQPINVKGANFGNRLVTSVKHFDGKDFSLRIVPVLFQDAGCYKCFLGKDTSVNNAGRSPFLTVDLIAVKVTAEPSDAVTEGDNVTLTCSVSHVTESMRLIWINGDDKSVGEKTLTVEEKSLSLVIQKVERGRGNWRCGLFHQDLLRHFVPYYQEPSDIRIITVLGYLSIKLAVALGLICCSWRMNRSSRYSQEFPGNTTNNSRAVALQTLNSDPDLRDQNE, encoded by the exons atgaggggcggGTCTAGTTTGTCAGCTGAGGTGAGATTGAGCCCAGTCATTGGACTGTCCACACCACTACTCACTCTGAATCTCATTGATCTGTTTTTCACAGTTGAGGCAAGTCCACAGCGCCCTCTGCTGGGCAGTGACGTCACACTCAGCTGCACCATCTCCAGACTCTCAGATACAGTCAGTCTTCACTGGAGACCAATGGTTTCATCCCAGAAGAACACGAGCAACACTGATCAGACCCGCCTGAATAACACGGTCTATCTGATGATCCGACATGTTACAGTGGAGGATGGGAAGTTGTATGTGTGTGATGTGCAGGAAAACGGAAACATTGTTCTCACCAGTAATGGAGATTTTACTGTAAACAACA TTTTATTTAAAACGGAATACACAGTTTACCGCTCCAGTACAGATCATAGTGAACTTCACCTGGTTTGCTATAACAGTCGTGGGGATTCCAATACTGCCATGACCTGGACATCACGTCGCCTTCAACAGCAACAACAGCAAGTATTAGCATCAGCAACACACTCTCAGCCCATCAATGTCAAAGGGGCCAACTTCGGGAATCGACTGGTGACGTCAGTGAAACATTTCGATGGCAAGGATTTCAGTTTGAGGATTGTCCCCGTTTTATTTCAAGATGCCGGATGTTACAAATGTTTTCTTGGAAAAGACACATCAGTGAACAACGCGGGAAGGTCTCCATTTCTCACCGTTGATCTAATCGCAGTGAAAG TCACAGCTGAACCGTCCGATGCAGTGACTGAGGGAGACAACGTTACCCTGACCTGCTCTGTGTCTCACGTCACTGAGTCAATGAGACTGATTTGGATCAATGGCgatgacaaaagtgttggagaaaagaCACTGACCGTGGAAGAGAAATCACTGAGTCTGGTTATTCAGAAAGTTGAGAGGGGCAGAGGGAATTGGAGATGTGGTTTGTTTCATCAAGACCTGCTCCGGCATTTTGTCCCGTACTATCAGGAGCCCAGTG ACATTAGGATCATCACAGTCCTTGGCTACTTGTCGATTAAACTGGCCGTTGCTCTTGGACTAATTTGCTGCTCGTGGAGGATGAACCGG AGCAGCAGATATTCACAGGAATTTCCAGGAAACACCACAAATAATTCAAGAGCTGTCGCATTGCAGACCCTGAATTCTGACCCTGATCTGAGAGATCAGAATGAATGA